From a single Candoia aspera isolate rCanAsp1 chromosome 2, rCanAsp1.hap2, whole genome shotgun sequence genomic region:
- the C1R gene encoding complement C1r subcomponent codes for MSPVVLLLQGAFLVAAVSSRPTTRKLYGEVRSPNYPKAYPNNNISTWDISVPKGYRVKLNFWLFDLEPSEACQYDYVKITANKKDLGQFCGQVDSATGNHPRDKEFLSTNNRMRLLFQSDFSNEEKGIVVSYKGFLAYYQAVDLDECAHGNDIEDTPQCQHFCHNYVGNYFCSCQPGYQLQSDGHTCKVDCSNELFTEASGYLSSPGYPEPYPANLRCNYSIRVEKGMTINLKFLQPFEIDDHQQVHCPYDQLKIQARRKQIGEFCGRVPPGTIETNSSSVDVIFLTDESGYSHGWKISYSTERIRCPQPVPNDAFTIIKDPQPQYRYQDYFIVSCKTGYNLMEAKEQLTSFTSVCQDDGTWHRSMPRCQIVNCGEPKLLKNGAFNFMSATKNNNYQSVIKYRCNEPYYSLLTNPGKVVYTCSAEGSWKDEGNHKDIPVCLPVCGKPDNPVVEVQRVIGGKDAPRGSFPWQAMVVISGRAGGALLGDRWILTAAHVMYPKGQGKSMEMQTTEQVAEKAEIFLGHTEVTELYKVGNRPVRRLFVHPDYNPEDEHNFDGDIALIELRDPVTLGHDMLPICLPDSGNITYYDPGWMGYASGFGVEKNILASRLKYAPIPVGNQEECRVWLRGKKISEKDPVFSANMFCAGSPYEGKDTCQGDSGGALAVRDIETQHWVATGIVSWGLQCGKGYGFYTKIINYLDWIKGIVGKDWASMQVSH; via the exons AT GTCTCCTGTTGTCCTCCTGCTTCAGGGAGCTTTCTTAGTTGCTGCCGTCAGTTCCAGGCCAACCACAAGGAAGCTTTACGGGGAGGTCAGGTCCCCAAATTATCCCAAAGCGTACCCCAACAATAACATCAGTACCTGGGACATTTCAGTACCGAAGGGCTACAGAGTGAAGCTAAATTTCTGGCTCTTTGATTTGGAGCCATCTGAGGCCTGCCAGTATGACTATGTCAAG ATCACAGCAAACAAGAAGGACTTAGGCCAGTTCTGTGGCCAGGTGGACTCTGCAACAGGCAACCACCCAAGAGACAAGGAGTTTTTGTCCACCAACAACCGAATGCGGCTTTTGTTCCAGTCTGACTTCTCCAATGAGGAGAAGGGCATTGTGGTTTCCTACAAGGGATTCTTAGCTTATTATCAAGCTGTGG ATCTGGATGAGTGTGCCCATGGAAATGATATTGAAGATACTCCTCAGTGCCAGCATTTCTGTCACAACTATGTAGGGAACTACTTCTGCTCTTGCCAGCCCGGTTACCAACTCCAGAGCGATGGGCACACCTGCAAAG TGGATTGCAGCAATGAACTGTTCACAGAAGCCTCTGGGTATTTGTCAAGCCCTGGATATCCTGAGCCCTATCCGGCTAACCTGCGGTGTAATTATAGCATACGGGTGGAGAAAGGGATGACCATTAACCTCAAGTTCTTGCAGCCCTTTGAAATTGATGACCACCAGCAAGTCCACTGCCCTTATGACCAGCTTAAG ATCCAAGCTCGGAGGAAACAGATTGGTGAGTTCTGTGGCAGAGTGCCTCCAGGAACCATTGAAACCAACAGTTCTTCAGTAGATGTCATTTTTCTCACAGACGAATCAGGATACAGCCATGGGTGGAAGATTTCGTACAGTACAGAAA GAATCCGTTGCCCACAGCCTGTGCCAAATGATGCCTTCACTATCATCAAGGACCCACAGCCCCAGTATCGATACCAAGACTACTTCATTGTCAGCTGCAAAACTGGATATAACTTGATGGAG GCTAAAGAACAGTTGACATCCTTTACCTCTGTCTGCCAAGATGATGGGACCTGGCATCGTTCTATGCCCCGATGTCAAA TTGTGAACTGTGGTGAACCTAAACTTCTGAAAAACGGGGCATTTAATTTTATGTCGGCAACAAAAAATAACAACTATCAGTCAGTTATCAAGTACCGCTGCAATGAGCCCTATTACAGCCTGCTCACCAACCCAGGAAAAG tTGTCTACACCTGCTCTGCTGAGGGCTCCTGGAAGGATGAAGGTAATCATAAAGACATCCCAGTATGTCTGCCAG tGTGTGGAAAGCCAGACAACCCTGTCGTAGAAGTCCAGCGAGTTATTGGTGGGAAGGATGCCCCACGAGGCAGCTTCCCATGGCAAGCTATGGTGGTCATCTCTGGACGAGCAGGTGGGGCACTGCTGGGTGACCGCTGGATCCTGACAGCTGCCCATGTTATGTACCCAAAAGGGCAAGGGAAATCCATGGAGATGCAGACCACTGAACAGGTGGCTGAGAAGGCTGAAATCTTCCTGGGTCACACAGAGGTGACCGAACTGTACAAAGTAGGCAATCGGCCAGTCCGCAGACTGTTTGTGCATCCAGACTACAATCCAGAGGATGAGCATAACTTTGATGGAGACATTGCACTCATTGAGTTGAGGGATCCGGTGACCCTTGGCCATGACATGCTGCCTATCTGTCTCCCTGATTCAGGAAACATCACCTATTATGATCCAGGTTGGATGGGGTATGCCAGTGGCTTTGGAGTAGAAAAAAACATCCTTGCTAGCAGACTGAAATATGCCCCCATCCCAGTGGGCAACCAGGAAGAGTGTCGGGTGTGGTTGCGAGGAAAGAAGATCTCTGAGAAGGATCCAGTCTTCTCAGCCAACATGTTCTGTGCCGGTTCCCCTTATGAAGGAAAGGATACCTGTCAGGGTGACAGTGGAGGGGCCTTAGCTGTGCGTGACATAGAGACTCAGCATTGGGTGGCCACAGGCATTGTTTCTTGGGGCCTTCAGTGTGGCAAAGGGTATGGCTTTTATACCAAAATCATCAATTACTTGGACTGGATCAAGGGCATTGTTGGGAAGGATTGGGCGTCCATGCAAGTGTCTCATTAA